The Chitinophagaceae bacterium sequence TACTCTTACAAAACCTCTCTTCTTACCTTATTGAAAGAGAAAGGTAAAAGGAATGTTTACACATTATCTGTGGAATCATTTATATTTGTTTTGTTTAAAATTAAATTTATTTTCCAATAGGTTTATATATGATACCAAAAGAAAGGTAAAATGGAGTATTATAATAGTTTCCTGCCTTTTGAAGTTGTTCATTATTCATATTTACAAAAGCAGATGAAGGAAAGAAGAAAGAAGTTTCTTTGAATAGTAACCCATCTGCTTTTATTATATCTAAGCCCGTATAAGCAGCTTCTATAAAAAATCTCAGCGTAGGTCTCCATTCATAAGAAAGCTGGACAGCAGGTGCTATATTCCATGAGCGTTTTTCTGTATATACTTTCATCTGCTCGGTAGTTATTTTAGTGCCATTGGCAGAGAAATCTATTGGGGTCTCATATTTACCCAAATAATAACTCAATCGCCTATATCCTGTCTTTATTTTTACATTCAAGTAGAGAGGATGCTTTGTTTTATTGCGTCTCATATTCTTTTCATAACTTACATATATATAATTCGAATTTTCTGAAGCATTGGTCAGTGCCTCACTGAGAGTAAAAAAATTACCACTGCCTTCCAAACCGATAATACAGTATTTTCGTATTTCGTATCCTATAGAATTTGTAAAAGAAAAACTGTGAGTATTTTGTGAGAAGGATCTATTCAGTGCAAATGAAGAAGCAGTGTAATTGAGAATGGTAGGATCTGAATATATGGGATAATAAGAAACCCCTATTTCAACTCTTACTCTTTTCATAAAACGTAATATTTTTTCTAAGGTTCTATAAGGGGAAAGCTTAGTAAAATGGGGTGATTTTTTAAAAGCAGAAGTATCTTTTGGGGTATAGCTTTTAAAGAGATTGGTTTCTTCTTCGGTGGGCTTTACTGTGTTATAGTTTTTCCAAAAAGAACTATCATATTTTTTAGGTGCTTCATCTATCAGTATATCCGAACGAAAAAATCTTTCAGAATAGGGAATCTTTACGGTATCCGAAGGATACGTATTAGTAGTAGAATAAAAAAAATCATAAAAATGACTTTGAATGGTATCCTTTTGCATATTATATTTTGTATGGGCATATTGGTAGGAGTTTCTCCACAGAGAATCATTATATTTTGTGTATTCTACTTGTCCAATGACATGCGAATGTCTATACCCCGCCATTAATTGATTGAATCTGTGTGCCTCATCCACCTGGAAAAAGTAGTTCGTTTCATCTATTTCTAAATTACAGCAGGAGACCTGTTCGGCTTTTATGATAGCGTAAGTTTTGTCTTGTATAAAAAGAGTTACGGAGGTCTTAGAAAATTTTCTATGGGTAATTTTTATGAGATATGTTTTCATTCCTTTGGATAAAAACGTTTTTTGCAACAAGAAAGTAGTGTTTTTTGACTTTACAGCGTCTTCTATACCTTCTCTATCATAAATAGGGTCTTCAAAAGCTACCTCTGCTTGCCCATATATTTTATGAGTCAGTTTTTCTATTTGAGGAGATTCATAGTTTCTCCCTTTGAGCATTTTTACTTCGCCTATTTTTGGCTTTTGGTATCCCGATTTGATACTCTTAATGGTTACTTCAGATATCCATATAGGGTTTTTCAAAGTACTGTCGTAAGATGCTTTTTCTCTTAAAAATCCTTCGTTTACTTCCGTTTGTGTAGGATAGTTTTTAGGAATGCGTTTGAGAGCAGAGTCCACCAAACTTCTCGGAAAGTCCTTATACTTTACTACCACTTCTTTTAATTGTTGAAATGACTCTTCTAATCCTATTTGTAAATTGGAATAATCATACAGAGGAAGGGTCACTTTCTTTTTTTCATATCCAATAGAAGAAATCAAGATAGATACTTTTTCTACCTGTGTTGCCCGTGCAATATACAATTCAAACTCACCATGACTATTGGTAACAGTGCCTATTTTCGTATTTTCAAAAATGATATGGGCAAATGCTACTGCCTCTTTGGTTCTGCTGTTCGTAATCTTTCCTTTTATGCTATACATATCTTGGGAATATGCAGCAAAAGAAAAGAGTAATAAAAAAAAATGTTGCATTATGTGTTTATTTATTGGGTAAAAAAGTATAAAACGTTCTTTTTCTTTATAGTATTAAAAAAAGAGGTTCTCATAATGTATAATTTTTATTGAGAAAATGAAAAGAATCAAGAATAATCCTTGTGGAATCGGGAATAAGAACCATCAAGTATTCGTAAAGATTTGAGTATTCCATTACAAGCAATATGTATTTCATCTTCTGAAATGGTGAGTGGGGGTGCTATTCGGAGAGAGTTATTGCAAAAGAGAAACCAATCTACCAAAATTCCGTTTTCTAAACAGAGAGATACGAGTTTGGAAATAGAAATATCTTTTTGGAGTTCTATTGCCATCATAAGTCCTTTTGCTCTTACTTCTTTTATGAGAGGATGCAGGAGAAGGGAACAAAATAATGCTTGTTTGAAAGGGATATTTTGCAAAATATTTTCTGCTTTTATCACCTGCATAGTAGCAAGGGAAGCCGCTGCAGAGAGAGGATTGCCTCCAAAGGTAGTTATATGTCCTAAAGGTGGATTGTTTGATATACTTTGCATTATATGTTGCGGGGCAATAAATGCTCCGAGAGGTAGCCCCCCTCCCATTCCCTTTGCAGAAACTAATATATCAGGGATAAAACCATAATCTTGGAATGCCCAAAAAAAACCTGTCCTGCCAAAGCCACATTGTATCTCATCTACTATCAGTAATGCTCCGTTGTGCGAGCATTTTTCTCGGAGTTTTTGAAAATAAAGGGTAGATGCCGTTCTTACCCCTGCTTCTCCTTGAACAGTTTCTATGATAACACACGCTGTTTCTTCGTTAATAACGGATAGATTTTCTTCATTTCCAAACTCAATATGGAGTACAGAAGGCAGAAGCGGTCTGTATTTCCTTCGCATACCATCGTCAGATAGAAGAGACAAAGCACCTTGTGTGCTTCCGTGATAGCAATGCTTACAAGTAATAATGGTATGTCTGCGAGTCATTTTTTTGGCAATTTTCATTGCTCCTTCTATTGCTTCGCTCCCTGAATTAACGAAATAGATATTATCTAATGGAGGGGGGAGGGTTTCTTTGAGGGCTTCTGCGAGTAATATCTGCGGGGACAATATGACTTCACCATACACCATTATATGCATATATTTTTCTAATTGTTTTTTTATAGCTTCTACTACCGTAGGGTGTCTATGCCCAATGTTACTCACAGCTATTCCGCTAATGAGATCAAGTATTTTTTTTCCCTGGGGAGTATATAAAAAAACACCTTCCGCCTTCTCTATTTCTATTCCTATAGGATTAGAAGATGTTTGTGCTAACCAATTGTAAAAAATCTCTTTTTTATCTCTCATTTTTTTCAAATATTATTTACTTGTTTTACACAACCATTATCTTCAAAAAGTTTATTTTAACATTTTAATGGTTGATACCTTATTTAGTATCTGCAAGAAAGCTCTTAAAAACCTTGATTAGTAAAAGGATTCAATTTATTATTAATAGATGAATATATTGTATTTTTGCATATATTTAGAATAAAAAACATTAATTATTTACTATAAAATAGAATGTATGCGAAAGGAGTTAAGCGCTGATACATTTTCATCTACACTGTCTATTAGTGAGGTTGAAATACCTAAAAATGAAACAAAAATTATTTTTTTGTTTGTATTATAAAAAAATATTCTATATGGTTTATTAAAGTTTAAAAAGTAAGAGTTTTCTTGCATGCACTACATTAATAATGCGTTGAATCCTTTTAATAATCAAGTCTTATGGGTTTTCTTGCAGATACTAATAGTTCAGTTTTTTTATGTATTTTTTACATTTTTTTTCTGATCAATTTTAGAATACCATTTATGAAAGTAAGTGGGTGTGGTGGGTTTCCGGGTACATAGAGGTCTATGGAGTATTTTTGGATGAACTCTCTTTTTAGGGCAGGTGATTCTTGGAATATTCCTCCGGATATAGCGTCTGTTCCTGCGAGAATAATTATTTTTGGGTTTGGAACGGCATCATAGCATATTTGAGTAGCTTCAGCCATATTTACAGATAGGGGTCCGGATATTACTATTCCATCTGCATGCCTTGGTGAGGCGACAAAGTTTATTCCGAACCTTCCCATATCAAAGTTTACATTTTCTGTGGCGTTGAGTTCTAGTTCTGTAGAATTATCGCCGGCAGCACATATTTGTCGTAATTTTAAGCTTCTTCCAAAAAGAGATCTTATTTCTTTGCGTATTAATGCTTCATTCAAGAGTATGTGGTTCTCTTCTCCTTCGGTTATGATGAGGTTTTCTCTTACATTTGTTGCCATATTATGTTCGTTTGTGAATGTTATTTTTTGGGGGGCATAAAAAGCGCATGCGCCGCAAAAAGTGCATTTTCCTAAATCTATAGAAAATGGATTTTTTTGAATAGCATTTGTAGGGCAGATACTCTCTAAAAGATCTTTATCTGCGGGTTCTTTATTTATGATAGGTTTTCCTTTAAATGGTGGTGGTATTGTTGCTTTTGTAATATCGGGAATGTATTGTTTTCCTTGTAGTTTTAATAGTTTCAATTCTGCTATCATTTTGTTTTTTTTTAAGAAAGATGGTAAGAAAGTATTTTATAGGTCATTTCCGCAATAGGAAAGATTAAAGCTTTTATTATTTATAGGGAAATCGGATATTTCTAATTCTCTCAATGCTATTTCTAATGCTTTCCAGTTGTGGAGGGATGGGTCTTTTATTTTATAATGTATTATTTTTCCTGTGCTATCGGTGATGGCAGAGTGTACTATTTCGCCACGCCATCCTTCTGCAAGGGAAAAGGCGATATGTTCTTTTTTGAGGGACAGCTGTTCGTCTAAAATGGGTGATGGTATTGTTTCATTATTTTGTTTCCAAAGATGGATCAGGGATTGGATGTAGCGGATAGATTTTTTTATTTCCATTCTTCGGAGTAAAGCCCGAGAAAAAACATCTCCTGTGGTAGTTATACTCGTGAAATAAGGATTATAAACATAAGCCATAGATGGGTGTGATGCTCTGATATCTCTGATAATTCCGCATGAACGGGCTACCATACCTACTGCTCCTATTTGTTGTGCTTGAGTTTTTGTTACATTTCCTATTCCTTTGAGGCGTAAAATAGCGCTGGGGAGTGAAAATAGTTTTTGAGACATTTGGTCGAATTTTTTTTCGTAGTTATGTAGTAGTTTGAGTATGTTTTCTGCTAATATGAGAGAAAATGGATGAAATGTTCCATTTGCTCGTATGAGTGATTTTCCGAATCTATTTCCGCACCAGCTCTGTAAAAAGTTAATAATGGGAGTTCTTAAAGCTGCGTAGACAGAAGCACTGAGTTGATACGCTATTCCGATTGATAGGTTGGCAAGGTCAGCTGTGTGCATTGCTATGCGTTCTAATTCCATTGCGATGGTTCTTTCTAGTTCTAATTTTTGAGGAATAGGAGATCCGTTTAGCGCTTCTATTACAGAGCAAAAAACTACAGAGTGCCCTATAGATGTGTCTCCTGCTATATTCTCTGCAAGGGTATTTCTTTGGAATAGTTTTGTTTTTTGTAAAAAAAGTGTTTCTATTCCTCTGTGTTGCCACCCCAGTTGTATTTCTAAATGGTGTACTGTTTCCCCGTGGCAAGTAAATCTAAAATGACCTGGCTCTATAACTCCTGCATGTATAGGACCTACACCTATTTGATGTAGTTGGCTTCCTTCTATTTCATAGAAAGGGTAATTATAGATGTTCTGTGAAGTATCTTCTCTATTGTGGGGGTAGCGAATCGGTTTGAGCCATGGATGATTTTCAAAATATATTCCAAAATTTTCTGCTATTTCTCTTTCAAAAATATGCATTGCTTCTATAGATTGAGTGATGGATTCCAATTTTTTTTTCTTGGCATTTTCTATTATATGGGAAAGAAGGAGTATATTTTTTGTTTCGTCATCGGCAATAGCAATGATGCACTGCAAGTTATTTTTTTGGGGGTAGGCGTAGTAGTTCACACAATGAAAAGTATCATTGCTTTTTATTATATCTACCACAGTGGTATAAAAATCTGTATAATTTAGTATGGGAACAGATTGTATTTCTATTGCTTGATTATTTTTAACAGAAACAAACTTCTTGATGAGTGTTTGTATGTTTTTTTTTCTTAGTTCGTTTATTGATGTATTCATTTTTATGGGATGAAAGGGTTTATAGATTTATGTATATGCTTTGCTAAAAAATCAAATTGAGTGATTCCCATATACATAACGGATAATATGACTAAAAGTTGTATGATAGAATGCCATTTGTTTATTGCTGATAGTTCTACTTTTGTTGTTCTTTGAGATGAGTAAATAATAGGAATAATACGATGTATTATCCCATATAATATGATAATGAGAAATACCATAGTAATACCTAGTATAAAATAATGATGGCTGAGAAATATACTTTTTAGTATAAGGAATTCGGAGAAGAATATCCCCGTTGGGGGGAATGCGAGTAACGAATATGTTCCTAATAGTATTACTAATGCCCCTATGGGATTTATTTTTATATAGTTACCTATAGAATCATCTATTTTAGAATGAAATATGCTGTGCATTTGTCCTATCTGAAAAAAGAGAACGGATTTTATAAGAGAGTGAAATACCAAATGGAGAACAGAAGCAAAGTATCCAATACCACCACAAGCAAAGGCAATTACTGCTAAACTAGCATGTTCCATCCCTGAATAAGCAAGGAGGCGTTTGATATTTTTTACTTTTAATAAATAAACAGATGCAAAAAGTAAACTTAATACTCCAGTGATGAGAAGTACCTTATTCATCCATTCTTGGATAGGAGTATAAGCATAATAAAACCGAAGAATGGTAACAAATGCAGCATTGAGCATAACAGAACTAAGATTTGCTCCTACGGGAGAAGGGGCTACATCTTTTGCATCTATATCTACGTTGAAAAGTGGTACCAGTCCCATTTTTACACTAAATCCCGTAAGAATAAAAAGAAAAGAAGTTTTGAGCCATAAGGGGTTCATACTATATGCATGTTTTTTTACTACCTCGTATGATAAATCATGGTCCGTGGTCTGATTCACCGCTATTGTTAAAAAAAGTATTCCTGCAAAAGCCAGTGCTACCCCAATAGAGCAAACATACAAGTATTTCCATGTCGCTTCCAAAGCCCCTTTATCTCTATCATGATAAATAAGTAAACTCGCTGAAAGGGTCGTTGCTTCTATAAATACCCATAAAAATCCAAAATTATTCGTAGTGAGTACACCTGTTATTGAGGCATAAAAAATAATTGTCCCAGCGTTATGAAGTCGTATAGTATAATCCGTTTCTTGCCTCACTTCTGCATATTGCTTGTAATGGATCCCAGACAAAAAAGATATTATAACCGTAAGCCATAAAAAAAGTAACGAAAGATTATCTACCATAAAAAAAGTATCATATACTATCCCCACTCGCATACTAAAAAAGCACACAAAACCTAATAAAACAAACGAATATAAGAATGTAATAAGATGACTTATTGTTTTATTGAAAAAAAAACTCCCTCCTATACAGAGACACGAAACTATTAAAAAAGAAAGAACCATATACATTATATTTGTTTTTTTTAGTAATATAAAATAAAACTATATCTAAATTTTTCTAATCTTTCAAATCAGACAAACTATCCGCATTGTCTGCCTCAAAAGTAATACTGACCCTATTAAAAAATATACCCATTACCAAAATACTACTAAAAATATCCAATAAGATAGCTGAATTTATCAGAATAGGAATATCACTCCCTATTGCTAAGGAAAGCAAAAAAATACCATTTTCTAACACCAAATACCCAACTATGTGAGTAATAATCTCTTTGTGTGTAATTGCTATAAATAAACCTATAAGAACAGAAGATATTGCCACCGTGAGATATTTAATATTCAAATGCTCTTTATAAAGTATATGTGCTAAAGTAAAACTTATCAGCACCGCCACTATAGCAAATAATACAGAATAAAACCCTTGTAATAAAAACACATTATGTCTTGAATTTTCCATCATATTTTGTCTTTTTATAATCCATTTCAAAAATAAAGGGATAAATATCGCTTTAAATACGAGGGTTTCTAACAAAATAAACACTAAATGTTTTATATCTATTTCATGAAGCTCTAAAATACCAATGAAAAACAGTAAAATCCCTTGAAACCCTAACAGCCAAACATAACTCACTACTAACTCTGTCTTTACTAAAAATATTAAACTAATAAGAAATAAAATGATAAGAAACGAAAGCATAATTTTTATATTTTATTGTTAATAATAATAATTACAAATAAAAGTATGATAGAAAAACAGAAGAGGGATATTAAAAAAATACTGTTTTTTATCATTTTATTCCTTGCTCTAAATGATTCATAAATCCCTATCCCAACAGCAAAGAGAACCTGTATACATAAAAATAGAAATATTGCTAATATACCCTGTAAATCCCCAGGTAATATACAATTGGCTATAAAAGTACCGAATATACTCATTTTTAGTGCTGTCCCTAATTGCACTAATGCTAAATCAAAACCACTGTGATCTAAAATTATCACTTCATGTACCATAGTAAGCTCCAAATGTGTGTTTGGATCATCAACAGGGAGACGGCTCGTTTCCACTAAAGTAATACTTGCTAATATATATACACTCAAAAATGCTATCATGAAAGAAAAATCCGACCCAAAATGAAGCTCCTGAAACAGTGACGCAAATGAAGTATGACCCGTAAACATACACAAAGAAGCTAATAAAGTAAAAAACACCGGCTCCACAAACAAACTATACAGAACTTCCCTATTT is a genomic window containing:
- a CDS encoding carboxypeptidase-like regulatory domain-containing protein codes for the protein MQHFFLLLFSFAAYSQDMYSIKGKITNSRTKEAVAFAHIIFENTKIGTVTNSHGEFELYIARATQVEKVSILISSIGYEKKKVTLPLYDYSNLQIGLEESFQQLKEVVVKYKDFPRSLVDSALKRIPKNYPTQTEVNEGFLREKASYDSTLKNPIWISEVTIKSIKSGYQKPKIGEVKMLKGRNYESPQIEKLTHKIYGQAEVAFEDPIYDREGIEDAVKSKNTTFLLQKTFLSKGMKTYLIKITHRKFSKTSVTLFIQDKTYAIIKAEQVSCCNLEIDETNYFFQVDEAHRFNQLMAGYRHSHVIGQVEYTKYNDSLWRNSYQYAHTKYNMQKDTIQSHFYDFFYSTTNTYPSDTVKIPYSERFFRSDILIDEAPKKYDSSFWKNYNTVKPTEEETNLFKSYTPKDTSAFKKSPHFTKLSPYRTLEKILRFMKRVRVEIGVSYYPIYSDPTILNYTASSFALNRSFSQNTHSFSFTNSIGYEIRKYCIIGLEGSGNFFTLSEALTNASENSNYIYVSYEKNMRRNKTKHPLYLNVKIKTGYRRLSYYLGKYETPIDFSANGTKITTEQMKVYTEKRSWNIAPAVQLSYEWRPTLRFFIEAAYTGLDIIKADGLLFKETSFFFPSSAFVNMNNEQLQKAGNYYNTPFYLSFGIIYKPIGK
- a CDS encoding aspartate aminotransferase family protein — encoded protein: MRDKKEIFYNWLAQTSSNPIGIEIEKAEGVFLYTPQGKKILDLISGIAVSNIGHRHPTVVEAIKKQLEKYMHIMVYGEVILSPQILLAEALKETLPPPLDNIYFVNSGSEAIEGAMKIAKKMTRRHTIITCKHCYHGSTQGALSLLSDDGMRRKYRPLLPSVLHIEFGNEENLSVINEETACVIIETVQGEAGVRTASTLYFQKLREKCSHNGALLIVDEIQCGFGRTGFFWAFQDYGFIPDILVSAKGMGGGLPLGAFIAPQHIMQSISNNPPLGHITTFGGNPLSAAASLATMQVIKAENILQNIPFKQALFCSLLLHPLIKEVRAKGLMMAIELQKDISISKLVSLCLENGILVDWFLFCNNSLRIAPPLTISEDEIHIACNGILKSLRILDGSYSRFHKDYS
- a CDS encoding NADH-quinone oxidoreductase subunit C, with amino-acid sequence MNTSINELRKKNIQTLIKKFVSVKNNQAIEIQSVPILNYTDFYTTVVDIIKSNDTFHCVNYYAYPQKNNLQCIIAIADDETKNILLLSHIIENAKKKKLESITQSIEAMHIFEREIAENFGIYFENHPWLKPIRYPHNREDTSQNIYNYPFYEIEGSQLHQIGVGPIHAGVIEPGHFRFTCHGETVHHLEIQLGWQHRGIETLFLQKTKLFQRNTLAENIAGDTSIGHSVVFCSVIEALNGSPIPQKLELERTIAMELERIAMHTADLANLSIGIAYQLSASVYAALRTPIINFLQSWCGNRFGKSLIRANGTFHPFSLILAENILKLLHNYEKKFDQMSQKLFSLPSAILRLKGIGNVTKTQAQQIGAVGMVARSCGIIRDIRASHPSMAYVYNPYFTSITTTGDVFSRALLRRMEIKKSIRYIQSLIHLWKQNNETIPSPILDEQLSLKKEHIAFSLAEGWRGEIVHSAITDSTGKIIHYKIKDPSLHNWKALEIALRELEISDFPINNKSFNLSYCGNDL
- a CDS encoding proton-conducting transporter membrane subunit — encoded protein: MVLSFLIVSCLCIGGSFFFNKTISHLITFLYSFVLLGFVCFFSMRVGIVYDTFFMVDNLSLLFLWLTVIISFLSGIHYKQYAEVRQETDYTIRLHNAGTIIFYASITGVLTTNNFGFLWVFIEATTLSASLLIYHDRDKGALEATWKYLYVCSIGVALAFAGILFLTIAVNQTTDHDLSYEVVKKHAYSMNPLWLKTSFLFILTGFSVKMGLVPLFNVDIDAKDVAPSPVGANLSSVMLNAAFVTILRFYYAYTPIQEWMNKVLLITGVLSLLFASVYLLKVKNIKRLLAYSGMEHASLAVIAFACGGIGYFASVLHLVFHSLIKSVLFFQIGQMHSIFHSKIDDSIGNYIKINPIGALVILLGTYSLLAFPPTGIFFSEFLILKSIFLSHHYFILGITMVFLIIILYGIIHRIIPIIYSSQRTTKVELSAINKWHSIIQLLVILSVMYMGITQFDFLAKHIHKSINPFIP
- a CDS encoding NADH-quinone oxidoreductase subunit H; this translates as MVVFLLIFVSALVFSGIIARTKAYLSGRCGASIFQPFYDIMRLFKKGSIFSSSSSFLMQIGSVVYFVSILIGSLVVPVCHFNGILSFEGDFIFFAYMFSLGRFFMVLSGLDVSSGFEGMGVNREVLYSLFVEPVFFTLLASLCMFTGHTSFASLFQELHFGSDFSFMIAFLSVYILASITLVETSRLPVDDPNTHLELTMVHEVIILDHSGFDLALVQLGTALKMSIFGTFIANCILPGDLQGILAIFLFLCIQVLFAVGIGIYESFRARNKMIKNSIFLISLFCFSIILLFVIIIINNKI